In Bombus vancouverensis nearcticus chromosome 12, iyBomVanc1_principal, whole genome shotgun sequence, the genomic stretch CACCACAGATGAATATTTCTATACGTTACTATTAGATGACAACACAAACGATTTTAAAGCATGCAGATATGTAATTGTAAACAATCTGGCAtggttatattaaattaaaaggtGTGGATTTCAACTTAGTGGACGCAATCTTCGCAATGGCCAAAGAGTAAAGTATAACAATAACACAAATCTAACCCAATACTCACGATTCAAAGTCCCGCTACAAAATGGCCACTACCCACGTGCTTCTGTCTATAATCAGCATCTCCATTCATTGGATGAATCATGAAGTCAATGGCGTCAAATTAACCTGTCAAATACGCTAAACGTGCTCAACTTTATGTACGCGTAACTTTGGAACCAGTGAATTCAGCATCTTAAAACTTGCATTTTCGAATTCTACACATCAATGACTATAAGActaaataaaaaagttaataatattACGTTTACTAAAACGAAGTTCAGTcctaaaagaaattttaaagtagttttatattatagaaatttatatataaataattgtaattgaATTAATACCAATTATATGACTGAAACATTGACATTATAATGCAATTGCAAtacgaaaattaaaatatttacattctttataattaatattgtaAAAGAATTATAGTATTACAAAGAacctgaaaaatattttaataaattgctatattgtataaaaatgttgtaattgtttatatataagtaaaaatatgaGCACACAAAGAGGAAATGCTAACCGATCAAGACCACAAAAGTATCAGAATCAAACTGTTTTCAAAAACGATTTACATGACACatcaaataaaacaaaatatattaatagCATTCAAGTTGTACATGTATGTGAAAGATGTAAACAGATAATTGAGTggaaaattaaatacaaaaaatataaaccATTAAAAGCAGCTGCAAAATGTATCAAATGTGAACAGAAAACAATAAAACATGCTTACCACAACATCTGCATACCTTGTGCTATACAATATAAAGTTTGTCCGAAATGTGGCAATAAAAGTAACATTGTTAAAGAAGAACCTGGTatagaagaaactaataaattagatatagaaTTACAGAATCTGCTCAAAGGATTATCTGAAAGAAAACGTAGAACATTCATACGTTACATGAATAAAAAtggtattttaattaatattattatatatataattacatcaaaattaattttatataatattgcaTACCTGTATAAAATTAAACTTCAAATCATATACTATGTTTTAGCTACAAGTAACAAAAATAAATGTATCAAGGAAAACAGGGAAGAAGCTACAAATGAAGAAAAGGAACCAAAAGATAATTGtatcaaaaaagaaatattatccaaagaaaatttgttattaaaattaaaatcattaaTGATTAAAGATGATGATAATGACTTGGATATTGTTAATGATACTGATTCAGATTTGTCTATATAGAAAAGTAAAATGTAGTTTTTAGTATATCAAAAAAAAAGGAAGTAATGAATTCaataataattatcataaaAATGCGCTATATATTTGCAACTGATATTAAATTTTGACATTTTAAACAATTTGACAGTatgattactattattattgttgtcaTTTCCTTGCAACATTCTGTATaactctcttttccttttgcctccTTTAATGATATATAATCCACAGAATGGAgataagatattttttaattactttacatATTTCTTATTCTGTAGCTGGAAATAAATTTACTATAATGATTTTGAATGCAGCCCCTTTCACGACTGgtttatgaaaaatatacttTCCTAATTCTCTTCTCGgatattacattaaatatgtGCATATGTGACCTCAAATGGTCATTCCATGCAagttaaagaaatgaaaagataATCTAACCGGGTCTATGGAAATGGATAGTCTATTGTTAGATGTGTAGTAAATTGATTGATTAGAACAAGTCATTCTAAAAATGCAATATTTCCTTCCATGTATGTACAACaaacaatttcaaatttcgCATATCGATATCGCTACATGTGAAACCAATTTCACACGATAGCGTAACATCACATGTAAACGGTAGTTGTGTACATGTGGTATTGAATTTCGGTCTATTGTTTCTTCACGataattcttaaatttttataataattataaatatgacCTCAGCAATAGAGTCCATGGTAGTAGATGAAAAACAATTACCGGAAAAACCCATAGACAGAGAAAAAGTACGTAACATCAAAAACTTTTAAGAAATATCGATTGAAAATTAACTCTTCCAAATTTAGAAACAATTACtcatatatttaatatcttttgGAACAAATACTTATTTTATacctaataaatttttataatattttctttcagACATGCCCACTTCTACTCCGGGTATTTTGTAATACAGGAAGACATCACAATATAATGGAATATAGCAGGGGAAATGTTCCCTCAAATgaattacaaatatatacatggtaaaatatttttattacaaatatttaaaattacacatacattcatatattataatttgtaaaaaggTTAGACATATCAAGGTTAGAAATATCAAATCTAATCTTTTTAAACTAATTCAATGTAACCAGGATGGACGCAACCTTACGCGAGATTACAGGATTAGTTAAAGAAGTAAATCCAGATGCTAGAAGTAAAGGAACATACTTTGATTTTTCATTAGTAACACCAGAATTACGAAATTCTGGATATCGCATGAGAGAAATCGGTGTTACTTGTTCAGGACAAAAGGGTGCAGATGATAATAAAACACTTGCTCAAGCACGGTATGCTTTttataattaaagttaattttaaaataaagagaataattttacttatttttataattccaGATTTACAATTGGTGATTATTTAGATATATCAATAACACCACCAAATCGACAACCAGCAATTAGACGTGGCGCACTACGCCAATACTAATTTAAGTAACAAAGATTTTATTTACTGGAACTTATGTTAACAATTTATTAGTTTTCTattaataaagaatatataatacTGAAACTATGAtatcattatataaatatatcatttactTTTCCCATTTCATGAAAGTCATGATCTGGTGATTGATTATTCCACATCAAATGTTCAGATTACATTGGTGGTGGTGCAAATTCATGAAGCCAATGAGGATTTTTTACTGTCAAATGATGCAATttctttcaattattaatttgagACTATCGCAGTAACTATTGATTTTGGACCTTATTTCGTATAATACATTTTATGTAAAATTGGATGTTTCATCCAAATTCGATAGAAATGTTAAACATTCTTCTTAAAACACTCAAGATGACCAACATATCTTGATAAGAAAAcaagtaatttataatttatttgaaGGCATGTTATGGGATTCATCATtgcagaagtaaataaaaaatatagaatgtttattaatatgcatttactttattatttagtttttataaaatttagtaTATATATGCAAGAAATTCCTTTATTACAATTCATAATAATAATGTTTAATTGAATAGTATAAATGCTCTGAATGTGGTTCTTATgtcaattttattcaaatttcagATTATTAATAGTTTTCATTTTCGTATTGTATTATgttgtaatttttttattatttttttgtacGTTCTTTATTATAAAAGATGGAGGATAAGGAAAATAAACCAAAGTTGTTGAGTTGTATGATAAAAGGTaagattttatagaattttgatATAAAGATATAGTATTTGATTAATATTTAtgtcaataaaataaaattttaattctcaTATTTTTTGTAacagatatttatttataactataacttatgttaatgattttaacacattttactttgtttattaatgtatgttattatgttatattgacAAACAAAGTTATTtcttattaatgaaattaatattataatgataattattacagccattattttatttaccaAATAATTCATACTATcaaaaaattataacagatatttaaaatattctttattaattttcaaacatttacTCATTGccaattttatacataataaaaatacatatttatgtgtGTTTGTGTAGGTCCTGCTCCTATATATAAACTGCAAACCTTAGTTGGATATGAGGGTCACTGTCTATCTCGACCAAGAGGTCCAGCATATACTATAAGACCTCGAACGAAACTTCATGTATCAAGTATTGGACCTGGACCACAATATAATGTTTCAAAATTAACGATTTATGGAGTAGATAATCCTCCCGCATATACAATAGTTGGTCGAGAACCATTCAAAGGTAgctatatttatatcataacaTTTAATAAGTAATTGATAATATACttcattaaataataaaaagttacATTCATGAAATTTTAAGTAAAAATAATTCAAGAATCATAATAGTTCATGAATTAAAGTGAAAACCAATTCATTTAGCTTATTATATAGTAGTTCAAGCTAGACAGACTTCTTTACATTTTACATCCACACATCTTCTACACTGTAATTTTtagttactttttatttaatttttctttgaaGTTCCAATCTTATTTTAAGCTTTAACGATGAGtgattgtttaaaaaaataatttgatgTATTTTAAGTAAATATCTGTTATAAAAAACCATTTTTTTAATGTAGTGAGTGATTTTGGACCAGGACCAGGAGCACATTATCCAGAGTTATGTCCCCCAATGAATCACAATATTAGAGCCCctgcttatactattaaatctaggAGTAGAACAAAACTAGATGACAGTGGACCTGGTCCAAGTGCATATATTTTACCAACTACTATAGGACCAAAAATTCCTGACAAAGCAGCTCAAGGTGCTTTTTCTATGTACGTAAGTAAATTTGAAGTTGAGACTAAATAATTATGTTTAGATTTATAGAATTGAAGAATTAAATTTACATcttgataatttaatttatttatttgtttcacGACCGAGGTAACTTCATATGCACATATACATAAAGTTATATAATTTCTGCTGCTTTAATTTCAGAGATATAAGTGAAAGTATTTTTAATGCcttgatatttataatatgtgAATTTGAGTGAACAAAAGAACAATAACAACTGTGAATAAGATATTGTTATTTAAGAATATCATGTAAATACTCTTACGCATCCTCGTGTGTATCTCATTGCTCctgtttttgaaaaaaatagtATTAATGCTGCATGAGGTACACGCAAGAAAATACACATTCaattaattccttatatatgaaattatactcagaaattatgaaattatctAGGGCATTGATCTCAACAACATATTTTGAAACCATTGACGTCTATAAGGTGTGCTCTATTGTCTATAGgtacaaaaaataattataataaaatattttaatatattttactattacaGTGCTGGGATTCACAAACTTAGAGAAGAAGATATTGGTCCTGGTCCAGCAGCTTACAGCAATATAGATGCCAATCTTACAAAACGTAGTTCTCCAGCATACAGTTTAAAATGGAGGACTGGATTACCAGATATAGATAAAAGTCCAGGACCACAATATTATCCTCAATATGATACTGGAAGACGTCCTCCTATGTATTCTTTTGGTATAAGACATAGCGAATGTGCTGGTTTACCTATCACAGGCTTGGATGAAGATTGATatgttaattttgtaaattaacatAATTTTGTATATAGCACTTTACATGCTTGTGATGTCAAGTTAATGTAacttgttttatatatatatttaaaataaatgtttatattgTGCTAATTCAAATTGTTTCGTTGAGTTATGTAAAAAGTCTTCCAACTTATTAAAAATCATATCTTacattattaaaataagaatatCCTAGATTTGGATTATAAGCACTATACTATATTAACACAATATCTATTTTTTCTTATAAtcatttaatttttgtaaaaatgaataatGGTAGGAATTAATAGATATAATTTTGCAGTCTTTATACAATATGATAGCAGCTTTGTCAGATTTGATGTACAAATGTATATTTACAAATTTGTTATAACAAATCTTTTTGAAGAGTGTACAAATTTTGATGAAAATAGattgaattaataattttctttttcaaaactATTATTCTACCCTTTAGTTCAGATTTATATTTATCAAGTGCAATTCTATTCGAATTCTATGAAATCATTGATGCTTGCTTCTGTTTGCATCTAACGTGGCGATTTTGAATGATTTCAGAAGTTTTAATCTCCTATAGCTCTCTGATTTTGCGCCTGGTTCGTTGTACGTAAGTATACATACATGCCACAGTCGTACGACCGTGGTACATATtctactttatatattttacatatttttacattttatgtgcattctgtgcaCTTTTGCGccttgaaatttctcataaaaGCATAAAAAT encodes the following:
- the LOC117165033 gene encoding uncharacterized protein C9orf85 homolog, with the protein product MSTQRGNANRSRPQKYQNQTVFKNDLHDTSNKTKYINSIQVVHVCERCKQIIEWKIKYKKYKPLKAAAKCIKCEQKTIKHAYHNICIPCAIQYKVCPKCGNKSNIVKEEPGIEETNKLDIELQNLLKGLSERKRRTFIRYMNKNATSNKNKCIKENREEATNEEKEPKDNCIKKEILSKENLLLKLKSLMIKDDDNDLDIVNDTDSDLSI
- the Bin1 gene encoding histone deacetylase complex subunit SAP18; translation: MTSAIESMVVDEKQLPEKPIDREKTCPLLLRVFCNTGRHHNIMEYSRGNVPSNELQIYTWMDATLREITGLVKEVNPDARSKGTYFDFSLVTPELRNSGYRMREIGVTCSGQKGADDNKTLAQARFTIGDYLDISITPPNRQPAIRRGALRQY
- the LOC117165032 gene encoding ciliary microtubule associated protein 1A-like; its protein translation is MEDKENKPKLLSCMIKGPAPIYKLQTLVGYEGHCLSRPRGPAYTIRPRTKLHVSSIGPGPQYNVSKLTIYGVDNPPAYTIVGREPFKVSDFGPGPGAHYPELCPPMNHNIRAPAYTIKSRSRTKLDDSGPGPSAYILPTTIGPKIPDKAAQGAFSIAGIHKLREEDIGPGPAAYSNIDANLTKRSSPAYSLKWRTGLPDIDKSPGPQYYPQYDTGRRPPMYSFGIRHSECAGLPITGLDED